In Thalassotalea sp. Sam97, a single window of DNA contains:
- a CDS encoding YebC/PmpR family DNA-binding transcriptional regulator, translating into MGRAFQNRKESMAKTAGLKTKIYSKYGKEIYVCAKNGGLDPDGNLALRRLIDKAKKDQVPTHVIDKAIDKASGAGGENYEPARYEGFGPGGFMVIVDCLTDNPNRTIKDVRQAFTKTDSKIGAQGSAAFMFDHVALFCFEGDDDEAIFEALMMADVDVSNVEAEDGIITVTAPQTEYFATKNALVAELGDINFEVDEITWIPQDYKEITDPEDIKMFDKFMDMLNDSDDVQNIYHNAEVKR; encoded by the coding sequence ATGGGTAGAGCGTTCCAAAACCGTAAAGAGTCTATGGCGAAAACCGCCGGTCTGAAGACTAAGATTTATTCAAAATACGGTAAAGAAATCTATGTATGTGCAAAAAATGGTGGTCTAGATCCAGACGGTAACCTAGCACTGCGTCGCCTGATTGATAAAGCAAAGAAAGATCAGGTACCAACACACGTAATTGACAAAGCAATCGACAAAGCAAGCGGTGCAGGTGGTGAAAACTACGAGCCAGCACGTTACGAAGGTTTTGGTCCTGGCGGCTTTATGGTGATTGTTGACTGTCTAACCGACAACCCAAACCGTACCATCAAAGACGTACGCCAAGCATTCACCAAAACTGATTCAAAAATTGGTGCGCAAGGCTCTGCGGCATTCATGTTTGATCACGTTGCTTTATTCTGTTTTGAAGGCGACGACGACGAAGCGATTTTTGAAGCCTTAATGATGGCCGATGTTGACGTAAGCAACGTTGAAGCAGAAGACGGTATTATCACGGTAACGGCACCGCAAACTGAATACTTCGCGACCAAAAATGCATTGGTAGCAGAGCTAGGTGATATCAACTTTGAAGTTGACGAGATCACATGGATCCCGCAAGACTACAAAGAAATCACAGATCCTGAAGACATCAAAATGTTTGATAAATTCATGGACATGCTAAACGATAGCGACGATGTACAAAACATCTACCACAACGCTGAAGTAAAACGCTAA
- a CDS encoding SCO family protein yields MNKVLFAIIALVAIATGAFVYQSQFQQQQPKHALMYQTPRTLAKFELTDHHGRAFSNEQLLGKWTLFFFGYTSCPDICPITMQKLNSIYPELQQVSGNNMQVALITADPKRDSVEVLSEYVKYFNKDFLALRAGHDVLFPFSRNLGLMYAIAEDSEDEYYLVNHSASIVMTNPNGQVHAIFKPIQGEPGVVPSINADAMLADFKLIYQQSQ; encoded by the coding sequence ATGAATAAAGTGTTATTCGCCATCATTGCCCTGGTAGCTATCGCTACCGGTGCTTTTGTTTATCAAAGTCAGTTTCAACAGCAACAACCTAAGCATGCCTTGATGTATCAAACACCAAGGACTCTCGCCAAATTTGAATTAACCGATCACCACGGCCGCGCCTTTAGCAATGAGCAACTGCTCGGTAAATGGACCTTGTTTTTCTTTGGTTATACATCGTGCCCAGATATTTGCCCGATTACCATGCAAAAACTCAATAGCATTTACCCCGAACTTCAGCAAGTTAGCGGTAATAATATGCAAGTGGCGCTAATCACTGCAGATCCAAAGCGCGACAGCGTCGAGGTACTAAGCGAATATGTGAAGTATTTTAATAAAGACTTTTTGGCATTGCGCGCTGGTCACGATGTGTTGTTTCCTTTTTCCCGTAACCTTGGTTTAATGTATGCCATCGCCGAAGACAGCGAAGATGAATATTACTTGGTCAATCATAGCGCATCGATAGTAATGACCAATCCAAATGGCCAAGTTCATGCGATTTTTAAGCCCATTCAGGGAGAACCTGGTGTTGTGCCAAGCATCAATGCCGATGCCATGTTAGCCGACTTCAAACTGATTTATCAGCAAAGTCAGTAG
- the cyoE gene encoding heme o synthase, with the protein MAKSSALPINQTSLTGKISWRDYYEMTKPRVVALLVLTALVGMSLSVPGAIPWQILIPSMLGIGLLSSASAAINHIVDQQIDAKMARTQNRPLANGRVSNRAAIVFASSLALVGFALLYGFVNPLTAWLTFAGLVGYSVIYTMYLKRATPQNITIGGLAGAIPPLLGWTAMTNEVHPHALLLVLIVFTWTPPHFWALAIHRRDDYAKVNIPMLPVTHGIEFTKTQILLYTILLFVVGLIPYLVGMSSWIYLLGSVTLNLIFFAYAWKLKFNADEQTAMQTFRFSIVHLMLLFIILLVDHYALPAM; encoded by the coding sequence ATGGCTAAATCATCTGCACTACCCATCAATCAGACCAGCCTTACCGGCAAAATAAGTTGGCGCGATTATTATGAAATGACCAAACCTCGGGTGGTCGCCCTTTTGGTATTAACAGCCTTAGTCGGCATGAGCTTGTCGGTACCCGGAGCGATTCCTTGGCAAATACTAATCCCATCAATGCTTGGCATCGGCTTACTGTCTTCTGCATCAGCAGCTATCAATCATATTGTTGACCAGCAGATAGATGCGAAAATGGCGCGCACGCAAAATCGACCATTAGCGAATGGCCGGGTCAGTAACCGGGCAGCCATTGTATTTGCCAGCAGTTTAGCGCTGGTCGGCTTTGCACTACTTTATGGTTTCGTTAATCCACTCACTGCATGGTTAACATTCGCAGGTTTAGTCGGTTACTCGGTGATTTATACCATGTACCTAAAGCGTGCCACGCCGCAAAATATCACCATTGGTGGTCTTGCCGGTGCTATACCACCGTTACTTGGTTGGACGGCAATGACCAACGAAGTACACCCACATGCATTATTGCTGGTGTTAATCGTCTTCACTTGGACACCACCACATTTTTGGGCTCTGGCGATTCATCGTCGCGATGATTACGCCAAAGTGAATATCCCAATGTTACCAGTGACTCACGGTATCGAGTTTACCAAAACACAAATTTTGCTATACACCATATTATTGTTTGTGGTCGGTTTAATCCCTTACTTAGTCGGTATGAGCAGCTGGATTTATTTACTTGGTAGCGTCACCTTAAACCTTATTTTCTTTGCATATGCTTGGAAACTAAAGTTTAATGCCGACGAGCAAACAGCGATGCAAACATTTCGTTTCTCCATTGTCCATTTGATGTTGCTGTTTATTATTTTACTGGTGGATCACTATGCACTACCGGCCATGTGA
- a CDS encoding heme A synthase, which produces MNSTRKLVFLAMLLAIVVITLGAYTRLTHAGLGCPDWPGCYGLLDVPKTEAEIAKAQAAFPERPVEVQKAWNEMIHRYFAGTLGLLIAAIFILAFKHRQQGGPLFLPFAILATVIFQAALGMWTVTMKLMPIVVMGHLLGGFITLCLLYLLYLRLTPYRVAGGDTGLRKYRVYAVIGIAILTAQIALGGWTSSNYAALVCTQLPICQDGWLEQLSFANSFDPIPPKLDSYEFGFLTHAERVTIHAVHRIGAIITAVYLGWLAFSVLFKAQSAFFKKTASVILVVLLIQVSLGVSNIVFSLPLAVAVAHNVVAALLMLTLITLTYSLRRKI; this is translated from the coding sequence ATGAACAGTACCCGTAAATTAGTTTTCCTTGCCATGCTATTGGCAATCGTTGTTATTACGCTTGGCGCTTATACTCGTTTAACACATGCTGGTCTTGGCTGCCCCGACTGGCCAGGTTGTTACGGTTTACTCGATGTGCCAAAAACCGAAGCTGAAATCGCTAAAGCGCAAGCGGCTTTTCCTGAACGACCAGTGGAAGTACAAAAAGCTTGGAACGAAATGATCCATCGCTATTTTGCCGGTACCTTAGGCTTGCTTATTGCTGCGATATTTATCCTTGCGTTTAAACATCGCCAACAAGGTGGGCCACTATTTTTGCCGTTTGCCATCTTAGCAACGGTGATTTTTCAAGCTGCTCTTGGCATGTGGACCGTCACCATGAAACTGATGCCAATTGTGGTTATGGGGCATTTATTAGGCGGTTTTATAACCCTGTGTTTACTGTATTTACTCTATTTACGGTTAACCCCCTATCGCGTCGCAGGTGGCGACACTGGCCTGCGTAAATATCGAGTTTATGCCGTTATTGGCATAGCTATTCTTACTGCACAAATAGCGCTTGGTGGCTGGACATCAAGTAACTACGCCGCGCTAGTTTGCACCCAGTTACCAATTTGTCAGGATGGCTGGCTCGAACAACTCAGCTTTGCTAATTCATTTGATCCAATACCACCGAAACTCGACAGTTACGAGTTTGGTTTTCTTACCCATGCAGAGCGCGTTACCATTCACGCCGTGCACCGTATTGGCGCCATCATTACCGCTGTATATTTAGGCTGGTTAGCATTTAGCGTATTGTTTAAAGCGCAGTCTGCATTCTTTAAGAAAACCGCCAGTGTAATTTTAGTGGTGCTACTGATACAAGTTAGTTTAGGCGTATCAAATATTGTCTTTAGTTTACCGCTTGCGGTAGCGGTCGCCCACAACGTTGTTGCGGCGTTACTCATGCTCACCCTTATTACCTTAACCTACAGTTTGCGTCGTAAAATATAG
- a CDS encoding SURF1 family protein yields the protein MTQTIIKTNTFQFVKSWRLLWVVITLAVFALLIKLSFWQYQRGIEKQQRLERIAEFNQQQAQPMARIIDNAQSNNTSASSTADIFAQYNDVMVTIRGYFVAEQVFLLDNQVDSGRVGYKVYAIFFDEPSAQHVLVNLGWVAGSVDRTQLPLIELPKNKQQLIAHVRIQQSGLVLQQPTFSQLNWPLRVQQIDSQRFSQLIDLPLLPFSLFLHEDEQIGYKKTWQPIVMLPEKHFGYAVQWGGLAGAWLLLMLVASYQMHLRRNIDSNQNNGAENHEANEDRTTHKHVSR from the coding sequence ATGACCCAAACCATAATAAAAACCAACACTTTCCAGTTCGTAAAAAGCTGGCGCCTGTTATGGGTCGTTATTACCTTGGCGGTATTTGCATTATTAATCAAGTTAAGTTTTTGGCAGTACCAACGGGGTATCGAAAAACAACAACGGTTAGAGCGCATTGCTGAATTTAATCAGCAACAAGCGCAGCCCATGGCGCGTATTATCGATAATGCCCAGAGTAATAATACATCCGCGTCATCAACCGCCGACATCTTTGCGCAATACAATGACGTGATGGTTACTATCCGTGGCTACTTTGTTGCCGAGCAAGTGTTTTTACTGGATAACCAAGTCGATTCGGGGCGAGTTGGCTACAAAGTCTACGCCATATTTTTTGATGAGCCTAGTGCACAACATGTACTGGTTAATTTAGGCTGGGTCGCAGGTTCCGTTGACCGAACTCAATTACCACTCATTGAACTACCTAAAAATAAACAACAACTAATCGCCCATGTTCGTATCCAACAATCTGGCTTGGTATTGCAACAGCCCACATTTAGCCAACTAAACTGGCCGTTAAGAGTGCAGCAAATTGATAGCCAGCGATTTTCACAACTGATTGATCTTCCCCTATTACCATTTAGCTTATTTTTACATGAAGATGAGCAAATCGGTTACAAAAAAACGTGGCAACCTATTGTTATGCTGCCAGAAAAACACTTTGGTTACGCGGTGCAATGGGGCGGCTTAGCAGGGGCATGGCTATTACTGATGTTGGTGGCTAGTTATCAAATGCATCTGCGTCGAAATATCGATAGTAACCAAAACAACGGCGCAGAGAATCACGAAGCAAACGAGGACCGAACAACACACAAACACGTATCGCGATAA
- a CDS encoding DUF2909 family protein translates to MIIKIVIVLLLLLMIYNLFKAGVSMNSNDSKKPPMSKYIGRRVLISALIILLLFIGIATGIIQPNPRPY, encoded by the coding sequence ATGATCATTAAAATTGTCATCGTTTTGTTATTACTGTTGATGATATACAACCTGTTTAAAGCAGGTGTCAGCATGAACAGCAATGACTCTAAAAAGCCACCCATGTCAAAATACATCGGACGACGGGTGCTGATATCGGCATTAATTATTTTGCTATTATTTATTGGCATTGCCACCGGCATCATTCAGCCCAACCCTCGACCTTATTAA